AATACCATAATCAAAAACTTCTTTAGTATCATCTACGAAATATACCTTTGGAGTCACGCTACTTATTTCAAGGGCTTTTAAGGCATTATATTCATATGTGATTTGATTTTCAAGCCCTAGCTGGCTCCCAGTATTCACCCTGAAAACATATTTTTTCCTTTCATCATATATAATAAAATTTACATTATATTCTCCTTGGGCTAAGAAATTGACTTTAAAATTTTTATTCATATTAAGTTCAGAGTATACTTTCTTCTCTAAAGCATAATCCCTAATTTTATCCCTTAAAGTATCCTTTAGCATAGCTTCCATCACTCCATAAGCTTTTTAAATAATTGATTGTATTATAGGGTATAACATTAAATCCATCTTCTATATTCTTAGTTTTTTCTAGAAAAGCTAGTAAATCCTCTTTAGTATCTATATCCCTAAGTTTTTCTATTAAGCTAGTCCTTAGGCCTAGACTATTTGCAATATCAATAGTGCCCTCTAAAACCGATCTATTTCCCCACTTCAATTTATCATCAAATATTTCCCTATATACTTTCCTCATACCAATAAGATAGTAACCACCATCAATGGTCGGCCCTAGTACAATATCATGGTTTCCCAAAGCCTCAAAGGCTTTATTAATATCAGTAGGTTGAATATCCGGTATATCTGCCCCCATAAGAACTACTTTAGTGTATCCTTTATTAAGAAGATATTCAAAGCTATTATGCATTTTTTCCCCAAGATTCTTTCCATGCTGTGGAAAGAATTGTATATGGCTGGGGATATACTCCTTTATCAAAGGAAAATGTTTTTCAGGAGTATATGTTAAGTATATATCTATGTCATCCTCAATGAATCTAAATATATTAAATAAGTCAAGTAGAAAACACCTATGGAGTTTGGCACATTCCTCTCCGGATAAAATTTTCATAAGTCTGGTTTTGGTTTTACCCGGTATAGGCACCCTTGTCATTAGTATTAAAGCCTTCATCATCTTGCCTCCCTATATATGTCCTTTAGCCTTTGGGGGGATACTCCTAATAGGTATAATATCTTTATTTTATGCATCAAAAGCAGGGTTTTAAGCTGTCCTCCCCCTTTAAACCTCCTTGCAGATGTTCCTATAGGAGTCTTGAGTATCATAACCCGTCCTGATTTATATAGTTTTTTAGATAGCTCCCAATCCTCCATAAGGTCTATGTCTGGATAGCCTCCTAATTTAAGAAAAATGTCCCTTCTAACAAAGATACCTTGATCCCCAAAAATCAAACCTAAGAACCTAGCCCTAAGGTTAGAGGTTATTGCTACAAATCCCATAAACAACGTATTATAATCATAAAAGTATAAGGAAAAACCGCCACCTATACAATTATTTTGTATGGCCTCTTCAATAGATTTTAATGATCTATTATGGAGCTTTGAATCAGAATGCACAAACCATAGTATATCTCCCATGGCCACTTTGGCTCCATCATTCATTTGATTAGCTCTTCCCCTTTTGCTGTGGATAACCTTAGTATACTTTGATGCTATATCCACAGTTTTATCACAGCTTCCACCGTCAACAACTATAACTTCCTTTTCGCCCTCTAATGAATCAAGATGTATTAACAGCTTCTCTATATTTTTTTCCTCATTTAAAACTGGCACTATTATCGATATCATATTAAGCACCTCATATTAATGATCTTGTGCTTTAAAAAACACAACCCTATCAAAGTCAACTTTTAAACATACCCTTTGATTTATCTCAAATATATTTTTTGAGTTTGTTACACATTTTAGTTTTGTATTATCCGATAATAAAGTATAATAAATTTTGTCTCCAGCATATTGTTTCGATAATATTTTTGCCCATAATCCATTTTTTTCTTCGGAACCTGTTATTTCTATTTCTTCGGGTCTAATCATAGCTGAAACCTTTGAATATTTATTAAAACTAGTTTTAAATTTACCTACATTACATTCAAAAATACCGTTTTTTATTTCACCCTTTAAATAGTTCTTTTCTCCAAAAAAATCAGCAACAATTGGTGAGTTAGGCTTTTCATAGATGTCTGTGGGAGTACCAAACTGCTTTATTTCTCCACCGAGCATTACGGCCACCTTATCCGAGGTAATTAACGCTTCTTCCTTGTCGTGGGTCACTAATAAAGTAGTTATATTTAATTTCCTCTGTATATTGCATACAAATGTCCTCATGGATTCACGAAGTCTAGTATCAAGATTTGAAAAGGGCTCGTCCAAGAGAAGTATCTTTGGCTCTATTGCCAATGCCCTTGCTATGGCAACCCTTTGTTTTTGTCCACCGGAAAGTTCACTTGGATATTTTCTTTCATGTCCTGCTAATCCAACTAGTTCAAGAATCTCATTTATTCTTGCTATTCTTTTAGACTTCTTAACCTTAGCCATTTTTAGTCCAAAGCCTATATTCTCTTGAATAGTCATATGGGGAAATAAAAGATAATCTTGAAAAACAATTACTGCTCCCCTTTTTTCCACGGGAATATGGGCAATTGATTTTCCATTAAAAAGTATCTCTCCACAATCTGGAGAAAAAAGCCCAGCTATAATCTTTAAAGTCGTAGTTTTACCACAGCCAGATGGTCCAAGTAAAGAAACCATCTCTCCTTCATCTACAGTTAGATTTATATTGTTTAAAACCCTATTATGCTCAAAGGTCTTAGACACATTTTTAAGCTCTATTCTATACATTATACATTCTCCTAAGCCAAGCTTTTATATATAAAAATAATTTTCACCCTTATAATAGGTCTTAACTATTCTTTCTATTAAGAAAAGAATAGCCACCGTCGATATTAGAAATATAATACTATAGGCTGAAGCCATCATCCTATCTCCACTTTGAATATATGGAAACATTAACATTGAAAATGTAACGATCCTTCCACCACCTATTAAGAATGTCAAAAAATATTGACTGAAGGAAACAATAAATACTATGCTTCCAGCGGATATTAATCCCGGGGCAATAAGGGGAAGTGTGATATGGGTAAATGTTTGAATTGGACTTGCTCCTAATACTCTAGCTTGCAGCTCCATTGATTCTCCGATTATCTCAAAAACATTTGTCAATATCCTTATACTATATGGTAAACAAGGAATTAAATGAACTAATACCACTCCTAAAAATGTATTGGCTAATCCCAGCTTAATGAAAGCGATATGTATGCCCATTGCAACTGTTATTGGTGGGACAATTATCGGTGTAAGCACCAGGATTTTAAATACATTCTTTCCTTTAAAATTATACACTCCTAGGGCCTTTGCAGCTGGAATACTGATTAGAATAGTAATAATCGTAACGACGCTGGAGAGGCCTAGGCTGAAACAAAGAATTCTAAAGGAATTATTTGAAGGGCTTAGTATATATTTAAAACCTCTAATACCAAGATTTTTAGGAATTAAATCCGGCCAAGGCCATATTTTTACAAAACTCCATAATACTAATATCCCAAGTGGAAGGATCAATAAAAATATTAATGCATACATTATAAATTTGAATATATAACTTTTCTTCTCCATTTTTGCACCCCTTCATTGTCAGTCAACTAGCATCTATCCATTAAACTTTGATATCAACTTAAATGTCTTACTATAAAGCCATACCAAAATAAATGAGTAAAAGGCCAAAATCATATTTATAACCATAGTATAGGGCCTATGGGTCAAATCTGGGTTTGTATATTCTATATAAGCTTTTACTGGCAAAGTCTTTGGCACCGTAGCCCCAAGCAAATATGGCACCTCAAAAGCTCCAAAGGAAAATGCAAAAATAATTATAAACGCTGACAATATGCTAGGCATTATCAAAGGTAAAATTATTCTGAAGAAGATCTGTCTTCTATTAGCACCTAAATTTAAAGCTGCATCGGATAAGTTTTTATTAATATTACTAAGAACCGTATATGTTATCATAGCAATAAATGGTATTTCCTTCCAAAGATAGGTGACTATAATTCCAATGCCATTTTTATCAAATACCAATGAAGGAATTTGGGTTTGTTCCCCTATAAATCCTAAATGCCATAATATTCTTGCCAAAACTCCACTCTGGGACAGCATATTATACACAAGTAGAGCTGCTATTGAATGAGGAACTATTATAGGCAATTTATAAACTATTTCTTCAATTCCTTTACCGTGCTTACTCCGAAAAATAGAATATGCCAATAAAACTCCGAAAATAACTGCCACGGAAGAAGATACGATGGATATATATACACTAAATTTAAAGGAATCTATGAAGCTCCTGTCCCATAAAACTTCTTTATAATATTTTAAAGTAATATCCTTTAGTCCTATAACAGGGAAATATCCCAAGCTTTGAAAACAACCTAATAT
Above is a genomic segment from Maledivibacter sp. containing:
- a CDS encoding TIGR04282 family arsenosugar biosynthesis glycosyltransferase gives rise to the protein MKALILMTRVPIPGKTKTRLMKILSGEECAKLHRCFLLDLFNIFRFIEDDIDIYLTYTPEKHFPLIKEYIPSHIQFFPQHGKNLGEKMHNSFEYLLNKGYTKVVLMGADIPDIQPTDINKAFEALGNHDIVLGPTIDGGYYLIGMRKVYREIFDDKLKWGNRSVLEGTIDIANSLGLRTSLIEKLRDIDTKEDLLAFLEKTKNIEDGFNVIPYNTINYLKSLWSDGSYAKGYFKG
- a CDS encoding TIGR04283 family arsenosugar biosynthesis glycosyltransferase; the encoded protein is MISIIVPVLNEEKNIEKLLIHLDSLEGEKEVIVVDGGSCDKTVDIASKYTKVIHSKRGRANQMNDGAKVAMGDILWFVHSDSKLHNRSLKSIEEAIQNNCIGGGFSLYFYDYNTLFMGFVAITSNLRARFLGLIFGDQGIFVRRDIFLKLGGYPDIDLMEDWELSKKLYKSGRVMILKTPIGTSARRFKGGGQLKTLLLMHKIKILYLLGVSPQRLKDIYREAR
- a CDS encoding ABC transporter ATP-binding protein encodes the protein MYRIELKNVSKTFEHNRVLNNINLTVDEGEMVSLLGPSGCGKTTTLKIIAGLFSPDCGEILFNGKSIAHIPVEKRGAVIVFQDYLLFPHMTIQENIGFGLKMAKVKKSKRIARINEILELVGLAGHERKYPSELSGGQKQRVAIARALAIEPKILLLDEPFSNLDTRLRESMRTFVCNIQRKLNITTLLVTHDKEEALITSDKVAVMLGGEIKQFGTPTDIYEKPNSPIVADFFGEKNYLKGEIKNGIFECNVGKFKTSFNKYSKVSAMIRPEEIEITGSEEKNGLWAKILSKQYAGDKIYYTLLSDNTKLKCVTNSKNIFEINQRVCLKVDFDRVVFFKAQDH
- a CDS encoding ABC transporter permease subunit; this translates as MEKKSYIFKFIMYALIFLLILPLGILVLWSFVKIWPWPDLIPKNLGIRGFKYILSPSNNSFRILCFSLGLSSVVTIITILISIPAAKALGVYNFKGKNVFKILVLTPIIVPPITVAMGIHIAFIKLGLANTFLGVVLVHLIPCLPYSIRILTNVFEIIGESMELQARVLGASPIQTFTHITLPLIAPGLISAGSIVFIVSFSQYFLTFLIGGGRIVTFSMLMFPYIQSGDRMMASAYSIIFLISTVAILFLIERIVKTYYKGENYFYI
- a CDS encoding ABC transporter permease subunit — protein: MGLILGCFQSLGYFPVIGLKDITLKYYKEVLWDRSFIDSFKFSVYISIVSSSVAVIFGVLLAYSIFRSKHGKGIEEIVYKLPIIVPHSIAALLVYNMLSQSGVLARILWHLGFIGEQTQIPSLVFDKNGIGIIVTYLWKEIPFIAMITYTVLSNINKNLSDAALNLGANRRQIFFRIILPLIMPSILSAFIIIFAFSFGAFEVPYLLGATVPKTLPVKAYIEYTNPDLTHRPYTMVINMILAFYSFILVWLYSKTFKLISKFNG